The window TGCTCGCGCGGCTGCGTTGAATTCACCGTGCGCGGCACCCCCCGGGACGTGGCGGAACTCCGCGCCAAGTTCCTGGAAATATCCTCCCAGTTGATGGTCGACATCGGTTTCCAGGAGGACAACATCTTCCGGCGCAACCGCCGCCTGGTGGCATTCGACATGGACTCCACCCTGATTCAGGCCGAGGTCATCGACGAACTGGCCAAGGAGGCGGGCGTGGGCGATCAGGTGGTCGCCATCACCGAGTCCGCCATGCGCGGCGAGCTGGACTTCAAGCAGTCACTGCGCAAACGGCTTTCCCTGCTCGAAGGCCTCGACGAATCCGTGCTGCAAAGGGTCGCCGACCGTCTTCCCATGTCCGAGGGCGCGGAAAAGCTCATTTCCAACCTCAAGAACGTGGGCTACAAGATCGCCATCCTGTCCGGCGGCTTCACCTATTTCGGAGACATCCTGCGCCGACGCTACGGCATCGACTACGTCTACGCCAACGAACTTGAAATCGTGGACGGCAAGCTCACCGGGCGGGCCGTTGGCGATATTGTGGACGCCCAGAAGAAGGCCGAGCTGCTCCAGTCCATCGCCGCCCAGGAAGGCATCTCCCTGCAACAGGTCATCGCGGTGGGCGACGGCGCCAACGATCTGCCCATGCTCAATCTCGCCGGATTGGGCATAGCCTTCCACGCCAAGCCCAAGGTCAAGCAGGGCGCGCGTCAGGCCATCTCCACCCTCGGCCTCGACGCCATTCTCTTCCTCATCGGTATGCGCTCCCGCGACGTGCTGTAGGCGTTGAAAAACGCCTGGTGAGGAGAGAGGGAAACCCTTTGGATAAGGGGTTTCCCTCTCTCCTTTACAAGCCTGTCATGCCCAAAGGCATTGCGTCGGCGCAGGCATGAATAGCCGGGGAAAGGAAAAGGACTCTCCCCGAGGCGGGCCGCCGCAGGGGTGTTGTCCCATGCGGCGAAGGCGTTTCGGGTGGCGGGCGCGGGCCGGGCCGAATCGAAGGCATCGTCACGGAAGTGAGCGTTGTCTAAACGGGGGAGGGCTGGTAAGGACGGGAGGGGAGCTCGAATACTGACAGAATATGCAGGAGGGGCCATGTTCGACAATGATAAGCCATACACCCTGGATTCGGTGGTGCGGATGGTTTTGGGGGCCGGTTTCTTCATCGGCATGGTTTGGCTGCTCGGGTATTTGTCGGGCGTGCTCGTGCCGTTCGTGGCGGCCTTGCTGGTGGCCTATCTGCTCAACCCCCTGACCTGTTTCCTGGAAAAGCGTGTGGGCAACCGAGGCGTGGCTGTGCTTCTGACCATGCTCGTGCTGGTCGTGGGCACGGCTGCCGTGTTTCTGTTGGTTGTGCCCATGATGATAAACGAATTCGCGCACATGGGCCAGGTGTTGTCGCGTCTGGTCTCCAACACCGAGCTGGCCGACAAGGTCGCCGCCCACCTGCCGCCGGACATCTGGGCGTGGGTGCGTCAGACCGTGCAGTCGCCGGAGGTCCGGGATTTGTTCACGGCTCAGGGCGCGCTCAATGCGGCCAAGACCGTCGCCGGGAATGTCGTTCCGGGCATCCGGGGCGTGGCCGTCGGCGCGATCAATGCCGTGGCCGGGATTTTCGGGGTGTTCGTCATCCTGCTCTACGTTATTTTCCTGCTGGCCGACTTCGGGCGTATCAAGGCCGGGTGGCAGGACTATTTGCCCGCCCGGTATCGCGAAAGCGTGACGGGTTTTCTGGGCGAGTTCGAGAAGACCATGGGCCTGTATTTCCGTGGACAGATCATCGTCTGCCTCCTCGTCGGTGTGCTCATGTCCATCGGCTTTCTGCTCATCGGGCTGCCTTTGGGGCTGGTCATGGGAATGCTCATCGGCATCCTGAACATCGCCCCCTATCTGGGCGTGGCCGGGGTGATTCCGGTTCTTTTCCTGGCCGGGCTCGATTCGCTTGAGGCGGGGGAATCCGTTTGGGTGGGCATCGGGCTGGCCGTGGCGGTCATGGCCGTGGTCCAAGTAATCCAGGACGCCGTGCTGGTCCCCAAGATCCAGGGCGAGAGCCTGGGGCTTTCCCCGTGGCTCATTCTCCTTTCCCTGTCCATTTGGGGCAGGCTCCTCGGCTTTTTGGGCCTTTTGATCGCCTTGCCCATGACGTGCCTCTGCCTCTCCTATTATCGTCGCCTGCTGGCCGTTAAGGCGGCCGAAGCTCCTGCGGAGCCGCCTTCCGAAACAAACTGATGTGGGCGGCTCGTCGCGCCGCCGCCCGGTCCTGTCTACTCCATTCCGCTTCGGGATGGAGCGGCTCGGCCGCGTCTTGTCGAAAGGATTGTTCCGAAACCGGCTAGGCCCGTTTGAGGGCGGCGGTGAGGATGCCCGCGCCGATGAGCGAGGTGCCGCCGATTCTGTTTATGAGCCGCATGGAGCCGGGATTGGCGACAAGGCGGCGAGCCTGGACGGCGAGGAGGGCGTAGAACAGGGCCACAAGCATGGTCAAAATCTGGACCGTGACTTCGAGAATGAGCAACTGGGGCAGATAGGGGCGGCTCGGGGTGATGAACTGCGGCAGGAAGGCGCACAGGAAAACGATGGCCTTGGGGTTGGTCGCCGTGACGACGCAGGCGTTGAGCAGGTGGGTTCTGTTTTTCGCGGGCTGGGCGGATTTCGGACCCGAGCCGGTATTCGGCTCGGCCAGCCAGGTCTTGACGCCCAGATAGACGAGGTAGGCGGCTCCTGCCCATTTGAAGAGCGTGAACAGTTCGGCGGAAGCGGCCAGCAGCACGCCCAGTCCGGCCAGGGAGGCCGCGGCGGCCACGGCGTTGCCCAGCCCCACGCCGAGGGCGAGCGGCACGGCGGCGCGTCTGCCCTGCGCCAGAGCGCTGCCCACCACCATCATCACGGTGGGGCCTGGGATGAGCAGCACCGCCACGGTGGCGGCCAGAAACACCAGATAGGTATCCAATTCCATGTGGGCTCCGGGTTGCGGGAAAGCCTATCTTGAATCTGACAGGACAAGCCGGTTCCTTGTCAAGTCGGGCTTGCCCGGGAATCGCCGCCGCCGGGCCGCCTCGCGGCTGTGCGGATTTAGGAGTGCTCGAAGGGGAGGACGAACGAGAACACGTTGCCCTCCTCGGTGTGGGCGTAGGAAACCTTGCCGCCGTGCAGTTCGACCACCTGCCTGACGAAGTAGAGACCATGCCCCGTGCCGGGTCTGCTGGCCACGTTCTTGGCGCGGAAGCCCGGCTTGAAGACTTCCAGCGGTTCCTTCAGGTCAAGCGGGTTGCCCGTGGAGGCGACCCACAGACGGATGCCGGGCTTGTTCGGGCCGAAGAAGTCGTCGATGATCTTCCAGCCGTAGGATACGCGCTGTTCCTTGCCGCCGCCTTTCACCGGCATCTTTTCCGTGTATTTGAGGGCGTTGGAAAGAATATTGTCCAGGACCTGGGCGATGAGCCCCCGGTCGAGGGTCAGCCGTATCACGTGATCCTCGGCGCATTCATGCGCCAGCGAGAGCCGTATGTTGCGTTCTTCGAAGCGGTGACGGAACCGTTCGACGACCGGGTCGACGACCGTGGTGCGCAGGTTCACGTCCCGCTTGTCGAGCACGTAGCGCCCCTCTTCGAAATGTTGCCGCCTGAGCAGGGTCTCAAGGAACATCGAGGTGGACTCGTAGTGGCTGTAGATTTCCTGGTATTGAGCCTCGATGCCGCCGACGATCTGCGCCAGCCTGTTGCCCTCGCGGATTTGATCCGGGTTCGCGTTCTTGTTCATTCCCGTGAGGATGGATGTGGTGGTCAGGTGCAGCTCCTCGATCTTGCGCTTGAGCCGGTTGAAATAGAGCTTGAAGTACATGTTGGGCACGATGACGTTGTGCCCGATGTCCTGGACCATGGATTTGATGAAGGCAATATGCTCGCGGTTGCGGGCGCGGATGATGCGGTGGTGAAGCTGGTAGCCGACGCGGTTGACGTATTTTTCGAGGAAGAGGCGGATATGGCCGGGTAGGCCGGAGCAGGGGCGCATGACGAAACAGCCCAGGACGTTGTGGGGCGGTTCGAAGGCGAGCATGTCGTTGAATTCCGGGTTTCCCCGGATGGGGATGTGCATGTTCTCGCCCTTGATTGTCAGGCGGTGGTTCATCACGTCGCTCCAAGGCAGTACGGACTCCTTGTCGCATTTCCCGGAAGAGCAGGCGGCCAGGGCGAAGGTCTCCTCGTCCTCCAGGATGTACATGGTCGATTCCAGGCCGAACAAGGCATGGGGTATGGCCATGCAGACCGCGTAGAACATTTCCCGGCCGCGCATTTCCTGCGAGAGCTCGAAGAAGATGTTCAGGGCGATGTTTTGCCGCCGGGAAAAGTCGTACCCGTCGTAGTCGAGGAATTTTGCCTCGATGCGTTCCTCCACGAGGGCGAGCCGCTCTTCGTCGGTGATATCGAGCAGGCTTTCGTTCTGGGCGTGGGTGTCGGGGTTGTTCATTCGCGCACGTCCGGCGGTTTGAGTATGCGGATTTGGTTTATATGTACGCTTTTGGGATGGTTCTGACAAGAAAAGCGGGCGCGAAGTCCGTAACTCCGTTACGCCGGAAACGGTGAAAGGGCCGCTTGCGCGGCCCTTTCAGGGGTTGGAGGTCTGCTTTTGAGGAGGGGTTTTGAGGTTAGAAACTGCTTTTCAAGGGAGGTATGGTATATGCTGTCAGGCTCGGTCGTTGCGCCGTTTGATCCGGATGGGATGGGGGTTTGTCATCCGGACGGGCACAGGGACTTTGGCCTCGAAGCCGTTGGGTTCCCCGTCTTCCCGGACGCCGGGGGCGGCGTCCGGGTCGGTGAGGAGGGGCCGCCGCAACAACACGACGGCCAGGATGATGAGAGTGACGGTAACTGCATCAATCATGATTTGCTATTAGCATAGGCCGTGCCAAACCATTGAAGCCTGTAATTTCAGCTAGTTGTAGACTTGTTGCATGTTCAACATTTGTGCAATGTGATGTGCATTGCACAAAAAGATGTGCAGCGTTGCACAATGTGTGCGGGGATCAGTTCATGAGCAGGGCGTAGACCGCGCCCACCAGGGCGATGGTCAGGCTGCGCGAGACCTGATTGTAGAGAATGAGCTTGAAGGCCATGCGCGGGCGGAAGATGCCTGCATAGTAGGGGAATTGATGGCGGAAGGCGCGCACGGGCGAGGAGAGCACATTGCCGAGCATGAGCGCCAGAATGACCTGGACCTGGGTCAGGCTGGTGTCGGCGATGAGTGCGCTGGCCACGGCCAGCCCGGCGGTGAACTCGGCGGCCATGTGGAAGGCCACGATGGACAGCGCCTCGGGCGGCAGGAAGGTGAAGAGCGGGACGCCGTCCGCCATGGCCGACTGAATCCAGGCGAACAGGCCGAGCTGCTTGAGCACGAAGAACAGCGTGTAGATGGGGCAGGTGATATAGAGGATTTTGGGAAGCCGTTTGGTGAACCTTCGCCAGGCCTGCCTGAGCGCCTTGGACAGGGTGGCCGAAAGACGGCGTCGGATGATGAGCAGCACCTTGACGGGGCGTCGCCTGAATGCCCTCCAGGTTATCTTTGTCCCCGATTTGTTCCACTGCGCGTCGATCTCGGAAAGCCTGCATGGCAGACACCCCTCCGGCAGGGGCGGGAGCAGAAATTTGCCTGCGAAGACGATGCCCATGGTTCGGAGGACCGACGCGAGCGCGGTCAGCCCCACGTAGGTGTAGGCCGCGGAGCCGATGAACGGGCTGGCGATGAAGAATATGGTCGGCAGGTGCAGGAAATAAGTGGGCAGGGAGTTGAACAGGTTGGAGAGGACCAGCTCTCGGTCCGACAGCTCCCCTTTTTCATGGGCTTCGGCGAGCATTGTGTTGGCAGTGAGCCCGGAGAAAAAGGCCATGGTGAAGCTGGCCGCCGACACGTCCTTGAGCCGGGCGCGCCGCGCCAGGGGGTCCGCCAGCTTGGCGGCATATCGGGTCCAGCGCAGGGACTCGATCAGGATGCCGACCATCAGGGCTATCGATATGTAGAACGTCAGCCTGATGAGCGGCCAGAAAAGACCGTTCCAGAGTACCGGCCAGGAAAAGTCGATGGCCATTTACTTCTTTTTGGGTTTGATCTTGATCTTGCGGACCTGGGCCACCTCGTCGGTGGGCATGTAGAAGGTGTTCTTGTCGCCGGGGAACGTGGTGCGCCGGACTTCGGCGCAATACATCTCAAGGGCCTTGCGCGAATCATCGCCCAGTTCGGCGAAGCGGCGGACGAACTTGGGAGTGAACCTGTCGAACAGGCCCAGCGCGTCGTGGTAGACCAGAATCTGGCCGTCGGTCACGTTGCCCGCGCCGATGCCGATGGTCGGGATGGTCACGGCCTCGGTGATGACCTGGGCGGCCTCCACCGGCATGGCCTCCAGAACCACGCAGAATGCGCCGGCGGCCTCGACGGCCTGCGCGTCTTCGACGAGCACGCGGGTGGCCTCGGCGGATTTTCCCTGGGCCTTGAAACCGCCGAACCTGGCGAGGTGCTGGGGGGTCAGTCCCACATGGGCCATGACCGGCACGCCCGCTTCGGTCAGGGCGGTGATTTGCGGGGCCACGGTCTGGCCTCCTTCGAGTTTGACCGCCCTGGCTCCGCCCTCGCCCATGAGCCGATGGGCGGTGTCGAGCGCCCGGTCCACGGTGGCGAACGACATGAACGGCATGTCGGCCACGAGCAGCGCCCGCTTGACGCCTCTTGCGGCCGCCTTGGTGTGGTGGACCATCTCGTCCACGGTCACGGACAGGGTGTCCTCGCGGCCGAGCACGACCATGGCCAGGGAATCACCCACCAGAACGAGGTCGACGCCTGCCTGGTCGGCGATGAGCCCGGACGGATAGTCGTAGGCGGTTATGCAGCAGATTTTCGCTCCGCCTTTCATGCCCTGGATGACCGGGGCGGTGACGGGCTTGGCCTTGGCCTGGGGGATGGTCTTCTCTGAGGTTGTCATGGCCCGGAGAGTAGGGCCGCTTGCGGTCCCAAGTCAAGGGGGGGGCATGTGTCTTGAAAGACGCGTGGACGCCATGGGGAAAATCAGGCGCTGAAAGCCGCTTCGCGGCAATAGTCGGGTGATTTCGCCTCCGGCGGACAAGGGCCCGCACCCTTGCATCCCCTGTAAGCGCCTTCGGCGCGGGGTTTTTTCCGCTTCGCGGCGTGAGTTGAATATATGATGTCCAAAAAAAAGACCGCCCGGAGAGCGGGCGGTCTTTTTTGCTTGGTGCGGATCAGGCCCGGATTTACATCGGGGCGAGGTTCTGCAGCACCCAGATGACCCGGCCGACGGTGCGGTCGTTCATCTCTTCAGCGGGGATGGTCAGGTCGGAATACTGTTCGTTGTCGGCCTTGAGCAGGAAGGTGTCGCCCTGGTGGAAGACCCTGCGGATGGTCAGTCCCTGGTGGGGAAAGTGCACCGCGCACAGGTCGCCGTCGGGATGTTCGCTCTGGTCGCGGTCGATGCCGACGAAAGCGCCGCGCGTGATGACCGGGTCCATGCTCGCGGAATCAACCTTCACCACCAGCAGCTTGGGGCGGCAGAAGGATTCGGGCACGGAAAGTTCCTCAATGGGCTTCGGTTCCCACTCGGCGGCGTCCTTGTCCGCGCCGGCCATGGTGGAGACGGCGACCAGACGGCCGCGCGAGTTCATCCGGCCATAAGGGGCCGGGGTCTCGCGGAGCAGGGTGTCGGCCGGGACCTTGGCCTTGTCGGCGTTGATGTAGACGGGCTCCACGCCTTCGGACAGCCAATCCGGGTCCAATCCGTGGCTGCGGTACAGCTTCAGGAACCAATCGGCGGGGATAGAGCAGCGGCGCTTGGCGTCCGATATGCTTGACTGGCGAACATCGAGCACCTCGGCCAGTTGGACCTGGGTGCGGGCCCCGGTCGCCTTCTTTATGCGCTCAAGCGCTTCCTCGAACCACTTGAGCTGCGCTTCGTCACATCTCCGTTTCTTCTTGGGCATAGTCGCTCCTTAACAAATGATGGCGGCACGTAGTGACTTTCCCCCTATTATCGGAGTAACGTAACATCTGTATGCCGTCCAGTATATTTTATCAATAGGGGTAATCCCCCGGACCAGACAATAGGTTCCGCCGTTTTTCTGCGTATAGGGAAAATCTCCCGGGGACTTTGGGAGAAACTCCCGATAATGTCAATGATATCGTTTAAGGTTATTTTTTGCAAAAGAAAAAGGATGTGGCCGTTATGTGACCACATCCTCAATCAACAGGAGTGTGCTTTTCTTATTGAAGGTGTTTCAGGAAGGGACTTTTTGGCGTCAGTATGAATCTGGTATTCTTATCGAATCCCTGACGATAAGCCTCGAGGCTACGGGTGAATTCGTAGAAGTCGGGAGATTGCCCCAGAGCGTCCGCATAGACTTTGGTCGCCTGGGCGTCGCCTTCGCCTCGGATTATTTCCGCCTGTTTCCCGGCGTCGGCGAGGATGATGGCGCGCTCCTTGTCGGCGTTGGCCTTGATCTTGGCTGACGCCTCCTGTCCCTCGGAGCGGTACTGCTTGGCCTGGCGTTCGCGCTCGGCCTTCATGCGTCCGTAGATGGAGCGGGCGTTTTCGGCGGGCAGGTCGGTGCGCTTGATGCGCACGTCCAGAACCTCGATGCCGTAGGGCATGAGCAGTTCCTTGGACCGTTCGGTCACCATGTCCATGATCTCCTGCCGTTTGTGCGAGACGACCTCGATCAGGGTGTAGCGGCCCAGGGCCACGCGGAGCTGCGAGCGGACGATGTCGTCCAGCCGGGCGCGGGCGCCCTGGATGGTGCGCACCTTGGTATAGAACGTCAGGGGATCGATGATCTTCCACTTGGTGTAGGAGTCCACGTTCATGTACTTCTTGTCCGTGGTGGTGATCTCCTCGGGCTTGGCGTCGAAGTCCAGGATGCGCGCGTCGAAGAAGACCACGGTCTGGACCACGGGCAGCTTGAAGTGCAGGCCCGGTCCGAGGGCCTTGTCCCCGATGGGACGGCCGAGCTGGATGACGATGGCCTGCTGGGTCTGGTCCACGGTGAAGGCCGCGGAGGTCAGCACAAAGGCCCCGATGATGATGGCGGCGGCGAATATGATGGTCGTTTTCTTCATATCGAGTCTCCCCTTATTGAGCTTCCTTGGGGGCAACCCGGCGGGGCTGCTTGTCCAGGGGGAGATAGGGTACTGATTGCTTCAGGGCGTCGTCGGACATGACCAGCTTTTCCGTGTCGGGATTGGACAGGAGTGCTTCCATGGTCTCCAGGTAGAGGCGCTCGCGGGTGATGTCCTTGGCCTTGTTGTATTCGGTCAGCACGGCCAGGAATCGGGCGGCGTCACCTTCGGAGCGGCGAACCTTGGCCTCCTTGTAGGCCAGGCCCGCGTTGACGATGCGGGACGCCTCGCCGCGCGCCTTGGGCAGGATGTCGCGCTGATAGGCTTCGGCCTCGTTGATGAAGCGGCTCTTGTCCTCGCGCGCGCTCGCCACGTCCTTGAACGCCTCGATGACCTCATCCGGCGGATGCACGTTCTGCATCTGTACCGCCACGACGGACAGCCCGGTCTGGTAGTTGTCCAGAATACGCTGCATCAGCTCGCGGGTCTGGACCTGGATTTCCTGCTTTCCGGTGGTCAGGGCGTCGTCGATCTTGCCGTTGCCGATGACTTCGCGCATGGCCGCCTCGCCGGCGTGGGCCAGGGTCTGTTCGGGGTCGTTGACGTTGAACAGATAGTGTTCGGCGTCCTTGATGAGGTATTGGACGATGAACTGCACCGAGACGATGTTCTCGTCGCCGGTGAGCATCAGGGATTCTTCCTTGACCTCGCGGCTGACGCCCTGCTGGAAGCTTTGCGTCAGGGGGCGTCCCACGGACCTGAAACCGAATTCCACACGCCGGATTTGCGTCACCTTGGGAGTGAGCACGCTTTCCACAGGATATGGAATGTGGTAATTCGGACCTGCCGTGGTGACACGGTTGAACTTGCCGAATTGTTTGACCACGCCGACCTCATCGGGTTCGACAATGTAGAACCCGCTGGCGATCCAGAGGAGGACGAGGATAGGAAGGACGAGTTTCCAGCCGGGCAGTTTAAACCTTTTCAGTTTGTCGAACTGCTCCTGGAAATCGTCGAAGCTCGGCGGCTTGCCGCCGGGGCGCCCCTGTTGCTGCTTTTGTAATTTGTCCCAATCCCAATTCATAATGACACACAAGTAGGCATATTGCGTGGGCAGGTCAAGAAAAGCCGAAGGAAAAAGCATTGAAACCGCTGCCGGGGATAAAAAAAGGAGTCGGCCCGCATGGCCCTTGTTGACCGCATGACCGGACTCTTCCGCCGTTTTCGGTCCTACGTCCTCCGCCGCGAGGTGGAGGTGGTCGGGCAATGTCTCTGTTGCGGCCGGTGTTGCCGGTCCATCCGTCTTTCCGAGGAAGGCCGCTGGCTGCGGCATGTTTCCGATTTCGAAAGGCTGGTGGAAGAGGCCCCCGGGCTCGGCCGTTTCATCCCCCTGGAGCGCGACGAAGAGGGATACCTGACCTTCGACTGCTCCATGCTCGGCGAGGACAACCTTTGCATCCGTCACGGGTCCCGTCTCTCTTTATGTAGAAATTATCCGTCGAAATCGCTATATTACCAAGGCGGCCGGACTCTCAAAGGCTGCGGCTACACTTTCAGGGCCGTGACGTTTCGCGACGTGTTGCTGGGCCGCAGACCTCT of the Desulfovibrio sp. Fe33 genome contains:
- the hflK gene encoding FtsH protease activity modulator HflK, which produces MNWDWDKLQKQQQGRPGGKPPSFDDFQEQFDKLKRFKLPGWKLVLPILVLLWIASGFYIVEPDEVGVVKQFGKFNRVTTAGPNYHIPYPVESVLTPKVTQIRRVEFGFRSVGRPLTQSFQQGVSREVKEESLMLTGDENIVSVQFIVQYLIKDAEHYLFNVNDPEQTLAHAGEAAMREVIGNGKIDDALTTGKQEIQVQTRELMQRILDNYQTGLSVVAVQMQNVHPPDEVIEAFKDVASAREDKSRFINEAEAYQRDILPKARGEASRIVNAGLAYKEAKVRRSEGDAARFLAVLTEYNKAKDITRERLYLETMEALLSNPDTEKLVMSDDALKQSVPYLPLDKQPRRVAPKEAQ
- a CDS encoding AI-2E family transporter, producing the protein MFDNDKPYTLDSVVRMVLGAGFFIGMVWLLGYLSGVLVPFVAALLVAYLLNPLTCFLEKRVGNRGVAVLLTMLVLVVGTAAVFLLVVPMMINEFAHMGQVLSRLVSNTELADKVAAHLPPDIWAWVRQTVQSPEVRDLFTAQGALNAAKTVAGNVVPGIRGVAVGAINAVAGIFGVFVILLYVIFLLADFGRIKAGWQDYLPARYRESVTGFLGEFEKTMGLYFRGQIIVCLLVGVLMSIGFLLIGLPLGLVMGMLIGILNIAPYLGVAGVIPVLFLAGLDSLEAGESVWVGIGLAVAVMAVVQVIQDAVLVPKIQGESLGLSPWLILLSLSIWGRLLGFLGLLIALPMTCLCLSYYRRLLAVKAAEAPAEPPSETN
- a CDS encoding sensor histidine kinase, producing MNNPDTHAQNESLLDITDEERLALVEERIEAKFLDYDGYDFSRRQNIALNIFFELSQEMRGREMFYAVCMAIPHALFGLESTMYILEDEETFALAACSSGKCDKESVLPWSDVMNHRLTIKGENMHIPIRGNPEFNDMLAFEPPHNVLGCFVMRPCSGLPGHIRLFLEKYVNRVGYQLHHRIIRARNREHIAFIKSMVQDIGHNVIVPNMYFKLYFNRLKRKIEELHLTTTSILTGMNKNANPDQIREGNRLAQIVGGIEAQYQEIYSHYESTSMFLETLLRRQHFEEGRYVLDKRDVNLRTTVVDPVVERFRHRFEERNIRLSLAHECAEDHVIRLTLDRGLIAQVLDNILSNALKYTEKMPVKGGGKEQRVSYGWKIIDDFFGPNKPGIRLWVASTGNPLDLKEPLEVFKPGFRAKNVASRPGTGHGLYFVRQVVELHGGKVSYAHTEEGNVFSFVLPFEHS
- the hflC gene encoding protease modulator HflC, producing MKKTTIIFAAAIIIGAFVLTSAAFTVDQTQQAIVIQLGRPIGDKALGPGLHFKLPVVQTVVFFDARILDFDAKPEEITTTDKKYMNVDSYTKWKIIDPLTFYTKVRTIQGARARLDDIVRSQLRVALGRYTLIEVVSHKRQEIMDMVTERSKELLMPYGIEVLDVRIKRTDLPAENARSIYGRMKAERERQAKQYRSEGQEASAKIKANADKERAIILADAGKQAEIIRGEGDAQATKVYADALGQSPDFYEFTRSLEAYRQGFDKNTRFILTPKSPFLKHLQ
- a CDS encoding LysE family translocator, which gives rise to MELDTYLVFLAATVAVLLIPGPTVMMVVGSALAQGRRAAVPLALGVGLGNAVAAAASLAGLGVLLAASAELFTLFKWAGAAYLVYLGVKTWLAEPNTGSGPKSAQPAKNRTHLLNACVVTATNPKAIVFLCAFLPQFITPSRPYLPQLLILEVTVQILTMLVALFYALLAVQARRLVANPGSMRLINRIGGTSLIGAGILTAALKRA
- the panB gene encoding 3-methyl-2-oxobutanoate hydroxymethyltransferase, whose protein sequence is MTTSEKTIPQAKAKPVTAPVIQGMKGGAKICCITAYDYPSGLIADQAGVDLVLVGDSLAMVVLGREDTLSVTVDEMVHHTKAAARGVKRALLVADMPFMSFATVDRALDTAHRLMGEGGARAVKLEGGQTVAPQITALTEAGVPVMAHVGLTPQHLARFGGFKAQGKSAEATRVLVEDAQAVEAAGAFCVVLEAMPVEAAQVITEAVTIPTIGIGAGNVTDGQILVYHDALGLFDRFTPKFVRRFAELGDDSRKALEMYCAEVRRTTFPGDKNTFYMPTDEVAQVRKIKIKPKKK
- the serB gene encoding phosphoserine phosphatase SerB; translated protein: MEKIILVHVTGGDRPGLTAELSDVLASYEVDVLDIGQVVIHNFLTLGILIRLPANSQPVLKDLLFKAHELGVTMKLHPLDEDKYNSWVGEAHRPRYIITLLARSVSAAQIAAITKVVSEAGLNIDTIYRLSGRVPLDCNDYECSRGCVEFTVRGTPRDVAELRAKFLEISSQLMVDIGFQEDNIFRRNRRLVAFDMDSTLIQAEVIDELAKEAGVGDQVVAITESAMRGELDFKQSLRKRLSLLEGLDESVLQRVADRLPMSEGAEKLISNLKNVGYKIAILSGGFTYFGDILRRRYGIDYVYANELEIVDGKLTGRAVGDIVDAQKKAELLQSIAAQEGISLQQVIAVGDGANDLPMLNLAGLGIAFHAKPKVKQGARQAISTLGLDAILFLIGMRSRDVL
- a CDS encoding YkgJ family cysteine cluster protein; protein product: MALVDRMTGLFRRFRSYVLRREVEVVGQCLCCGRCCRSIRLSEEGRWLRHVSDFERLVEEAPGLGRFIPLERDEEGYLTFDCSMLGEDNLCIRHGSRLSLCRNYPSKSLYYQGGRTLKGCGYTFRAVTFRDVLLGRRPLKPADFSAELRREIEQEQDNRK
- a CDS encoding LexA family transcriptional regulator — translated: MPKKKRRCDEAQLKWFEEALERIKKATGARTQVQLAEVLDVRQSSISDAKRRCSIPADWFLKLYRSHGLDPDWLSEGVEPVYINADKAKVPADTLLRETPAPYGRMNSRGRLVAVSTMAGADKDAAEWEPKPIEELSVPESFCRPKLLVVKVDSASMDPVITRGAFVGIDRDQSEHPDGDLCAVHFPHQGLTIRRVFHQGDTFLLKADNEQYSDLTIPAEEMNDRTVGRVIWVLQNLAPM